One region of Mycolicibacterium insubricum genomic DNA includes:
- a CDS encoding acyl-CoA dehydrogenase family protein has translation MDFSESPEHHDLRAAVAAVTDKYGPGYYAKRAVAYQPTTELWLELAQHGFIGINFPEEYGGGGAGMAELAIVCEETAARGCPLLLMLVSSAISGELLARYGSPQQRAHWLPRMAAGQTKVVFAITEPDAGSNTRRITTTATADGSDFLITGTKYYISGVDEADALIVVTRTGEERLSLFLVPTDAPGLVKHRLPVGISLPEKQYTLHFDNVRVPAESLVGTKDEGFRQVFDGLNPERITGAAVCVGVGRHAIDQGAAYARTRTVWGAAIGAHQGISHPLAKAKIDVDLAALATARAAWLYDQGRPAGEASNIAKYFAAEAAVAAVDSAIQLHGGNGISQEYGLLPQWGLARLLQIAPVSREMILNYVAQHSLGLPRSY, from the coding sequence ATGGACTTCTCAGAATCTCCCGAGCATCACGATCTGCGCGCAGCCGTCGCCGCGGTCACCGACAAATACGGGCCGGGTTACTACGCAAAACGAGCCGTCGCGTACCAGCCCACCACCGAGCTGTGGTTGGAGCTGGCCCAGCACGGGTTCATCGGAATCAACTTCCCCGAGGAGTACGGCGGTGGCGGCGCCGGGATGGCCGAACTCGCCATCGTCTGCGAGGAAACGGCTGCTCGCGGGTGCCCACTGCTGCTGATGCTGGTGTCCAGTGCCATATCCGGGGAGCTACTGGCCCGCTACGGCAGTCCCCAGCAGCGGGCCCATTGGCTACCCCGGATGGCGGCAGGACAGACCAAGGTGGTGTTCGCCATCACCGAGCCAGACGCGGGCTCCAACACACGCCGGATCACCACGACCGCCACCGCCGACGGGAGCGACTTCCTGATCACCGGCACCAAGTACTACATCTCCGGTGTCGACGAAGCCGACGCACTGATCGTGGTCACCCGCACCGGAGAAGAGCGGTTGTCGCTGTTTCTGGTACCCACCGATGCCCCCGGGCTGGTCAAACACCGCCTGCCAGTTGGCATCAGCCTGCCCGAAAAGCAATACACCCTGCATTTCGACAATGTCCGGGTACCGGCGGAGAGTCTGGTCGGAACCAAAGACGAGGGGTTTCGCCAGGTGTTCGACGGACTCAATCCCGAGCGGATCACCGGTGCCGCGGTGTGCGTCGGCGTCGGCCGACACGCCATCGATCAAGGTGCGGCATACGCGCGCACCCGTACGGTCTGGGGAGCCGCAATCGGTGCCCACCAAGGGATCTCCCATCCGCTGGCGAAGGCGAAGATCGACGTCGATCTCGCCGCGCTGGCCACCGCCCGGGCGGCCTGGCTCTACGATCAGGGCCGACCCGCGGGCGAAGCCTCCAATATCGCCAAGTATTTCGCCGCCGAGGCCGCGGTGGCCGCGGTCGACAGCGCGATTCAGCTGCACGGCGGCAACGGCATCTCGCAGGAATACGGCCTACTTCCGCAGTGGGGCCTGGCCCGACTCCTGCAGATCGCCCCGGTCAGCCGGGAAATGATCCTCAACTACGTCGCCCAGCACAGCCTCGGCCTGCCCCGATCGTACTGA